The window TGTTTTTCCTTGTCGGCAGTGTTCTTTGGCCTCCTTTTTCGTTCTCTTTTCCGACACTTTGGTTCGTCACCTCCGGCATCATCGTGTTCTTCTCtccgtcagctttccaacgccgccGAGATCGCCGCCAACGACCACCACACGCGCCTCCACGCGCCGTCAGAACATTGCTGCCCACCACCATTCTTTCTCATCCAGAGGCTTCAGCAGCCGTTGGATCTTCGTGCAGATCGGACGTCCCTGGAGCGTCCACGTGTCACAAGGTAAGCTGGTTGAGCAACCCGACCCGCCCTGCGACCCGCGTGCCACCTGTGCGCCAACGTGCCTCCTTCCGCCTCTCCGGTACTGCCACGTGTCGTCACTCGCTGACGTGGCTGCCAAGTGGACCCTCCCTAAGGTTTatggtgagctctttccgatttCGCGCTCTGTTTTCTCGTTTTCTGCCCCGAATTTgcagttttcttcttcctttgctATTTCTTCTATTACTATGGAAAAACCGGATGTCTTTCAGCCTATCCCTGTTATTCTTAATGGCTCCAACTATGCACATTGGGTTGAAGCCATGCGAGGATTTCTTAAAGGGAGAAAATTATGGCGATATGTGACTGGTGATATTGCTTGTCCTGTTAAGCCAACTGTATCCAAAGATGGTGCCTCCAAATCCAAGGAGGATGCTGAGAAGGAGAAGGACTATGCAGAGAAATTGGAAGATTGGGATAGTAAAAATCATCAGATTATCACTTGGTTCCGCAACACTTCGACTCCTGGCATTCACTTACAATTTGGGCGTTTTGAAACTGCTAAAGAGGTATGGGATCATTTGGCGAAACGTTACACTATCTCTGATCTCTCTCATCAGTACCAACTGCTTAAGGAACTTCATAGCCTTAAGCAAGAACGTGGCCAAGCAGtttttgattttcttgctcagatGGAGATTATTTGGGATCAGTTGACCTCCTGTGAGCCTGTTCTTAAAGATCCCACTGATGCTAAGGCATATGAGGATTATCGGAACCGGACACGTCTCATCCAATTTCTGATGGCACTTACTGATGACTATGAGTCGGTCAGGGCTTCTCTTCTTCATCAGAATCTCTTGCCTAGTCTTGAAGATGCTCTTCCTCGTCTTAAGTCTGAAGAAACGCGCTTGGGATTGCTTCGTTCTAAAAGTGAAACTGTCTTTGCTGCCACCGACAGAAAGGGAAAAATCTGTCGCAATTGTAACCGGCCTGGGCATTCCTTCTCCGACTGTCCTTCTATTGAATGTCGTAAGTGCAAACAAAAAGGCCACATTGGCTCCAATTGCCCGAAACTGTTCTGCCATTATTGTAAGCTCTCGGGTCACTTGATTGTTACCTGTCCTACTCGACCACCACGCTCAGATCAGAACAAGTATCAACCTCGTCCCAACCACTCTTCGCATGTGCCTGCCTCTGCTGCTGCTGCTACTGAGTCCACCTCTTCCACATCTCTCAACACACCTTCTGTCTCTCCATCAGATATTGAAACCCTTCTTCGgcaacttctctctttttctggtAATACCCCCGCTACTCTTTCCAcccctccaggtaattctaaatggtattttgattctAGTTGTTTCAATCATATGTCTCCTTTGCGTCATCTTTTTTCGTCGTTGTCTCCCACTACAAATGCACCTTCTGTTAACACTGCTAATGGTTCCCTCTTGCATGCAACACATCACGGGGTTATTTCACAGTCCAATATTCATCTTTCTGATGcttattttattccaaaattgaattttaatcttatctctgTCGGTCAGCTTGTTGAACTTGGTTTTGAtgtcattttttcaaattttggaTGTCGTGTGCAGGATCGTCGGACGGGAAAGATCATCGGGACTGGATGTAAGGTTGGACGCTTATTTGAGCTCGAGAACCTTCATGTTCCCTCTACCCATCTCTGTGCTGCTTCCTCTCCATCTACTCTTCACTTGTGGCACCGACGTCTTGCCCATAGCTCCTTAGGCAAATTATGTCCTCTTATATCTACGGGTGTTTTAGGTCAAGTTCAAAATGAGCCTTTAGATTGCATTTCTTGTCACACTGCAAAACAACCTGccttatcctttaataataattCCTCTATTgcatgctctc is drawn from Arachis hypogaea cultivar Tifrunner chromosome 12, arahy.Tifrunner.gnm2.J5K5, whole genome shotgun sequence and contains these coding sequences:
- the LOC140176576 gene encoding uncharacterized protein yields the protein MQCSLASFFVLFSDTLVRHLRHHRVLLSVSFPTPPRSPPTTTTRASTRRQNIAAHHHSFSSRGFSSRWIFVQIGRPWSVHVSQGKLVEQPDPPCDPRATCAPTCLLPPLRYCHVSSLADVAAKWTLPKVYGELFPISRSVFSFSAPNLQFSSSFAISSITMEKPDVFQPIPVILNGSNYAHWVEAMRGFLKGRKLWRYVTGDIACPVKPTVSKDGASKSKEDAEKEKDYAEKLEDWDSKNHQIITWFRNTSTPGIHLQFGRFETAKEVWDHLAKRYTISDLSHQYQLLKELHSLKQERGQAVFDFLAQMEIIWDQLTSCEPVLKDPTDAKAYEDYRNRTRLIQFLMALTDDYESVRASLLHQNLLPSLEDALPRLKSEETRLGLLRSKSETVFAATDRKGKICRNCNRPGHSFSDCPSIECRKCKQKGHIGSNCPKLFCHYCKLSGHLIVTCPTRPPRSDQNKYQPRPNHSSHVPASAAAATESTSSTSLNTPSVSPSDIETLLRQLLSFSGNTPATLSTPPGNSKWYFDSSCFNHMSPLRHLFSSLSPTTNAPSVNTANGSLLHATHHGVISQSNIHLSDAYFIPKLNFNLISVGQLVELGFDVIFSNFGCRVQDRRTGKIIGTGCKVGRLFELENLHVPSTHLCAASSPSTLHLWHRRLAHSSLGKLCPLISTGVLGQVQNEPLDCISCHTAKQPALSFNNNSSIACSPFDLIHSDVWGPAPTASMGGARYFVLFIDDYSRSTPSPPLEAPDPPPSPSPDDSSPDGDPTPSVMPPPPTQTFAPVARLTSVRALLAIAAVKRWSLSQMDVKNAFLNGDLKQRVYMKPPPGYPCPSSKVCLLRKALYGLKQAPREWFDKFSTTICSLGFISSPHENALFIRKSDRGVVLLLLYVDDMIITGDDVDGISDLKTSLQRTFEMKDLGSLSYFLGLEVISTDDGIYLFQAKYASDLLARAGITDSRTESTPLEPNVRFTPMDGTVLDNPTLYRQLVGGLVYLTVTRPDIAYPVHVLSQFLSAPRTTHYAAVLCILRYVKGTLFHRLYFSAHSSLTLQAYSDADWAGDSTDRRSTTGYCLFLGDALISWRAKKQTFTARSSTEAEYRALADTTAEVISVRWLLEDLGAPQSSPTDVFCDNRSAIQITHNDVFHERTKHIEIDCHFVRQRILIDAVRLIANCHSDGKLFATGGHDKKVGARLILLQPWNDQIYGQ